In Desulfosediminicola ganghwensis, a single window of DNA contains:
- a CDS encoding M55 family metallopeptidase has protein sequence MKIFISADIEGVCGVTAWDETESDKANYAQFQKQMTREVCAACEGAIAGGATEIYVRDAHNSARNLIAEELPKQVRLVRGWSRHPYMMMQELDSSFDGVMMIGYHSQAGGDGNPLAHTMTSRVSEITINGMLVSEFLMNTHTAWLEDVPVIFLSGDKQICTLAQELIPELETVAVKSGSGGSTVNLHPLVVLDKIEEGARKAMQADSAACRKQMPEKFETSITYVNHQDAYKASFFPGARRISSHAIAYEADNYFDVLRLFLFNL, from the coding sequence GTGAAAATATTTATCAGTGCTGATATTGAAGGTGTGTGCGGGGTAACCGCCTGGGATGAAACTGAATCAGACAAAGCAAATTACGCCCAGTTTCAGAAGCAGATGACCCGTGAAGTGTGTGCCGCCTGCGAAGGCGCAATTGCCGGTGGCGCAACGGAAATATATGTGCGGGATGCCCATAATTCGGCCCGTAACCTGATCGCAGAAGAGTTACCGAAGCAGGTCAGATTGGTTCGGGGCTGGTCCCGGCACCCCTATATGATGATGCAGGAGTTGGACTCTTCGTTTGATGGTGTCATGATGATCGGTTACCACTCCCAGGCAGGCGGCGACGGGAATCCACTTGCCCACACCATGACTTCCAGAGTGAGTGAAATCACTATCAATGGCATGCTGGTCTCTGAATTTCTCATGAACACCCATACTGCCTGGTTGGAAGATGTGCCGGTTATCTTTCTCTCGGGGGATAAACAAATCTGCACCCTGGCTCAAGAACTGATACCAGAGTTGGAAACGGTTGCAGTGAAATCGGGCTCCGGTGGGTCAACGGTAAACCTTCACCCACTGGTTGTTCTTGACAAGATAGAGGAGGGGGCCAGGAAAGCGATGCAGGCTGATAGTGCGGCCTGTCGTAAGCAAATGCCAGAAAAGTTCGAGACAAGCATCACCTACGTTAACCATCAGGATGCCTATAAGGCGTCGTTCTTTCCCGGGGCAAGACGTATTTCATCACACGCCATAGCCTATGAAGCAGATAATTATTTTGACGTATTGAGACTTTTTCTCTTCAACCTCTAA